AAGGGAAGACCTGATCAGGATGGGTAAATTCATCTCCGGTGCAAAAGCAAGAGGCGTGAATGCAAAAGACTATCATGTTTTGTATCCTATTCCGCAAAGAGAAATTGATGCAGACAAAAACCTGGCACAGAACGGCGAATATTAATCGTCAATCGCACATTAATAGATAAAGAATGATCAACAGGCTTTTATTACTTGCCGGGCTGCTTATTGCCTGCTGTGCGCAGGCGCAGGTATTACCCAATGCCAGACAGGCAGCCTGGCAACAAGCATCACTCGGCGTCGTATTTCATTACGATCTGCATATTTTTGATAAAGAAAAATATAATCAGACAACAAACAGGATTACACCGGTAGCTGATTATAATATTTTTAATCCTGCTGCGCTGAATACAGATCAGTGGGTGAAAGCAGCCAAAGATGCCGGTGCACGTTTCGCTATACTGACCGTTACACACGAAACAGGTTTTGCATTATACCAGTCTGATGTAAACCCCTATTGCCTGAAAGCCTTAAAATGGAAAGACGGCAAAGGTGACATCGTAGCTGATTTCGTGGCTTCCTGCCGGAAGTACGGCATTGAGCCGGGCTTGTATATCGGCATCCGCTGGAATGCTTTTTTAGGCGTGCATGATTTTAAAGTACAGGGTGGCGACAGCCTGTTCCGGCAGCAACGGCAACAGTATTACAACCGGCTTTGTGAAGGGATGGTGAAAGAACTGTGTACCCGTTACGGCAAATTATTTGAGATATGGTTTGATGGCGGCGCTTCAGACCCTGCACTGGGCGCTCCCGACGTACTGCCCATTGTGCAGCAATACCAGCCAGATTGTTTATTTTACTGGAATGCACAACTGTCTGATGCCAGGTGGGGTGGTTCTGAAACCGGTACAGTAGGTTATCCCTGCTGGTCTACCTTCCCTTATCCGAGTATGCTCACAGACCGGTATCCTGCCATCAGTACCAACAATTTTTACCTCGCAAAACATGGTGATGAAAACGGTAAATACTGGGTACCGGCCATGGCAGATGCACCGCTGCGGGGCTACAATGGCCGCCACGAGTGGTTCTGGGAGCCTGGTGACGAAGCGCATATCTATCCTTTATCAGACCTGGTGGATATGTACTACCGGTCAGTTGGACGCAATTCCACCCTGATACTGGGTATTACACCTGATACCACGGGCCTGGTCCCTGCTCCGGACGTTGCGCGTTTAAAAGATTTCGGCGACGAAATAAAAAAACGTTTTGATGCGCCTTTAAAAGAAACAAAAGGAACCGGCAAAGTGATGGACCTGGTTTTTTCCACAACGCAACCCATAAACCAGGTAACGATCAGTGAAGATATTACCAAAGGAGAACGCGTACGGTCTTATACCGTACAGGCAAAAGTGAAAGGTCGCTGGAAAAATATCTGTACAGGAACAGCGATAGGAAATATGCGGATACAAACTTTTCCTGCAGTAACTGCCAGCGCCCTCCGGTTGCAGATAGTCACCAGCACGGACAAGCCGGTCATTCAATCTTTCAGGGCCTATCTTGTTGATGATAGCAGCCTAAAAATCAATACTGACAAAGATTAGCGGGTAATCCCGCTGATCTTCTACCGTAAAAAAATATTCAGATGAAAGCAAAATTAAAAATCGGTGGTGTATGTGCTGCGTTGCTCGTCAGCTGTAGTACAATGGCGCAACAGCCCGCACAAAAATCACCCAATGTGATCTTTTTCCTGGTAGATGATATGGGCTGGCAGGATACCTCAGTACCTTTCTGGGACAGCGTGACCACTTCCAACAAAAAATTTCATACCCCCAGCATGGAACGGCTCGCCGCTACTTCCATGAAATTTACCAACGCATATGCGGCATCCGTGTGTACGCCTTCGCGGGTAAGTTTATTAACAGGTATGAATGTGGCCCGTCACCGTGTGAGCAACTGGATCCATCTAAGGAATAAACCGGTAGACCAAAAAGATAGTGTGCTGGACATCCCGGAATGGAATGTAAACGGACTGTCGCCTGAAAGTACCCAGGAGCGCAGCGTTCATGCCACCCCACTTCCACAGATCTTAAAAGACAACGGCTATTATA
The Chitinophaga sp. MM2321 DNA segment above includes these coding regions:
- a CDS encoding alpha-L-fucosidase, with the protein product MINRLLLLAGLLIACCAQAQVLPNARQAAWQQASLGVVFHYDLHIFDKEKYNQTTNRITPVADYNIFNPAALNTDQWVKAAKDAGARFAILTVTHETGFALYQSDVNPYCLKALKWKDGKGDIVADFVASCRKYGIEPGLYIGIRWNAFLGVHDFKVQGGDSLFRQQRQQYYNRLCEGMVKELCTRYGKLFEIWFDGGASDPALGAPDVLPIVQQYQPDCLFYWNAQLSDARWGGSETGTVGYPCWSTFPYPSMLTDRYPAISTNNFYLAKHGDENGKYWVPAMADAPLRGYNGRHEWFWEPGDEAHIYPLSDLVDMYYRSVGRNSTLILGITPDTTGLVPAPDVARLKDFGDEIKKRFDAPLKETKGTGKVMDLVFSTTQPINQVTISEDITKGERVRSYTVQAKVKGRWKNICTGTAIGNMRIQTFPAVTASALRLQIVTSTDKPVIQSFRAYLVDDSSLKINTDKD